In Helianthus annuus cultivar XRQ/B chromosome 8, HanXRQr2.0-SUNRISE, whole genome shotgun sequence, a single genomic region encodes these proteins:
- the LOC110870144 gene encoding calphotin-like → MSSSSESGVSDTIDPMAIVSDDEIATDPEGFTSDTMSDDDDDFQPFTLPDFRDDTPIADGFHDGDLPLAQIPTPFPLAAFSLEDLPLDHMSDDDIDLYIEGPPEDAQDGGAPVDDDVAIPLVEIPVDDDIVVPVDEIPVVDAIVFPPVEVPVVEVLSDLSGPDSFVSVSSATLHARGVQHYPTDTDSDMAISAAPIFPHDFDPDHEIEFVPDEHPFEAPVIPDDQLFDIPADHELAPADPEPEIAPEPILAHDPLPVHDPIPVDIPVVAPPFPDPIPVLVNRAPFATHVDPRYAHTRNGWMEDDDDYPPFVRPVTPPPASTQAPIDVIQFHPHLSDAHRTYFPVTFLQDIPPPRPGEGPSSQQAIHVPFVSAADHFMPQFTHAAPSSAPTGEPFMWFPPNVMPISDPYHPFHIGYSRDGLLLSLQLQQDMLSRRVTELERIPRPPPGAGPSQFAAPLAPLFPYPDFDIRFLTMEQQICCLLQLVHTLDEELARMCHFLFIPPPPPPPSA, encoded by the coding sequence ATGTCATCTTCTTCTGAGAGTGGAGTGTCCGACACGATAGACCCTATGGCCATTGTCTCAGATGACGAGATAGCCACAGACCCAGAGGGTTTTACATCAGATACCATGAGCGACGACGACGATGACTTTCAACCCTTCACCTTACCAGATTTTAGAGATGACACACCTATAGCTGATGGTTTTCATGATGGGGATCTACCTCTTGCCCAGATCCCTACTCCTTTTCCTCTGGCTGCATTTTCTTTGGAGGATTTGCCTCTTGATCATATGTCCGACGACGACATCGATCTCTATATCGAGGGTCCCCCTGAGGATGCCCAGGATGGCGGGGCTCCGGTTGATGATGATGTTGCTATTCCCCTTGTTGAGATTCCGGTCGATGATGACATTGTTGTCCCTGTTGATGAGATTCCAGTTGTCGACGCCATTGTTTTTCCACCTGTCGAGGTTCCTGTTGTGGAGGTTTTATCTGACCTGTCTGGTCCTGACTCGTTTGTGTCTGTATCATCCGCTACTTTACACGCACGGGGCGTGCAGCATTACCCCACTGACACTGATTCCGACATGGCAATTTCTGCTGCACCCATTTTTCCACATGACTTTGACCCAGATCATGAGATTGAGTTTGTACCTGATGAGCACCCTTTTGAGGCACCTGTCATTCCTGACGATCAACTCTTCGATATACCCGCTGATCATGAGCTTGCTCCAGCTGACCCAGAGCCTGAGATTGCACCAGAGCCTATACTTGCTCACGACCCTTTACCTGTGCATGACCCTATCCCTGTTGACATACCAGTTGTTGCGCCACCCTTTCCTGACCCGATCCCTGTACTTGTTAACCGTGCTCCATTTGCTACCCATGTGGACCCCAGATATGCTCACACCCGCAATGGGTGGATGGAGGACGACGACGACTATCCTCCTTTTGTCAGACCAGTTACTCCCCCACCTGCATCTACCCAGGCGCCCATTGATGTCATCCAGTTTCACCCACACTTGTCAGATGCGCACCGCACATATTTTCCAGTCACATTTCTTCAGGATATCCCTCCTCCCCGTCCCGGGGAAGGACCTTCGAGTCAGCAGGCCATTCACGTACCTTTTGTGTCAGCAGCCGACCATTTCATGCCACAGTTCACACACGCTGCTCCTTCTTCTGCACCCACGGGCGAGCCATTTATGTGGTTTCCGCCCAACGTGATGCCTATATCTGATCCATACCATCCCTTCCACATTGGATACTCGAGGGACGGTCTGCTTTTATCCTTGCAGCTCCAGCAGGATATGTTGAGTCGTAGAGTCACTGAGCTGGAGAGGATCCCGCGTCCTCCACCTGGTGCTGGTCCATCACAGTTTGCTGCTCCACTTGCTCCACTATTTCCTTACCCGGATTTCGACATCCGATTTCttactatggagcagcagatttGCTGTTTGTTGCAGCTTGTTCATACTCTCGATGAGGAGTTAGCGCGTATGTGCCATTTTCTTTTcattcctccacctcctcctcccccatcaGCTTAG